In Bacillus sp. 2205SS5-2, the sequence CAGCTACAAAGAATCCTGCACTTATGGCTGTCGATTCATTCGGATAATAGTGCTTTATTCTGTCATTTCCTTGAATGCCGTATTTTTGTTTTGATACGATTACAAGCTTTGGTGAAGAATGTAGTAGGTCAGCTTGTTTTATAGATGCTTCTTGATATAATTGCTTCACTTCTTTTCTTACTGATTCTTGTTGGACAATCGTATAAGTCCATGGCTGTTGATTCGCACCAGATGGAGCTGTGCCTGCTGCTTGTATTACTTTTTCGATTACTTCATCAGAAACTGGTATTGGTAAAAATGCAGAGGGCGTCATTCTCGTAGATATCACATCAAGATAGTTTTGTAGCCTTTCCTCTTCTTGATCTTTTGTTAGTTTCTCAAATTGCAATGAAACAAATCCATTCCCAGTATTCATTTTTTCTCCTCCTTTGCATACAAAAAAATCCCCCATCCCCTTAAGGGACGAAGAGACTCCGCGTTACCACCCTTGTTAGTGAACTTGACATTCACTCACTTCATTACAATACAGCTTGTTTCTAACAGTGTAATTCATGTAAACTAATGCCTGAATTTTCAGCTTCCATTCAGTCTCTATTTTCTGCGACTAGAACCACTACTTATCTGTTAACTGTAAAAATATTATATTTTCACTCTATCTCTTCTGATTAATTACTGTTAAGCTTAAACGCTTTTAAGCGCTAAAGTATATATTTATATTAACTGTAGTTTTACAATTTGTCAATAATAGAACAGAGAATTTTTTTTCATGGCGTTTCTTGAGCAAGTGAACCAAAGGAAGTTTTAACAGTGTACATCTCATTCTAATTTTGAGTGTGATTGAAACAGTACGATACGACTTTTTTATCCAAACGACTATAGATTTTCAAGTTTAGCCTAACAATCCAATCCTATTATTCTCGTTCCTTCCTATGTTCTTCAACGACATCAGTGCAATGAGCATTATGGCTCTTCGCTACTTAGTGTTGACAAGACAATTTTCTAGGGTTCAATTGATGCTACCATTTTAGCTTAATGTCAGGATTCTACATATTGATTAAAACAAGCGAAAAACCAAACCGGACAAGGGAATGAGTTCAATTGCTCGCTCAGCATTCACCACCTGTTACAAGAATAATTGATTGAGTTCTGAAACCTACATAGTTGTTTGAACTAAATACTAAATAGCGAAGAAGCAGCATTATTAACATTTCTAAAATTGAGTCTATTATAAAGAATTTTCAAAATTTTTCTTTTTCACATTTACCAAAAATGGTATATTTATTACAAACTATATATTTATTGTAAAAAGAAAAAAGGAGCCATTTGTATGAAAAAGACTGAATTAAGTAGGTTGATTATTGTAAGTTTAGTTTTTGGGAATGTTATCAGTTTGCTCATTAACAATTATCTACTCTATTTTCCTATTGCAATTGTCAGTTTTGTGTTTTTTTCTATCTAAATACCTTATTGTTTAAATTTAGATTATCTGAAAAAACTAAGTCTTACTTCATAAGTTCTTTGGTGGTATTTGCATCACTCATCACCCTCTTCTTTTTGGAAGATTTTTTCATGCAACTCGGTCTCCTTTTCGGTACATTCGCGGTCGTTATTATTAGTATTTTTGTTCTAATTGAAGAATCAAATAAGGTAAATGGAAACGTGTAACAAGTATTATCTCTATACCAGCTACATACAATTCTTTTTCTGAAGCTATTGAGAATAGTAAGGATCATCCGTTTCTTTCTTTTTTATCAAACTCACTTGTATAGATTTATCCCTTAGTAGAAGTTTTTTTCGTATACCTTGACAAATGATCATTTGATTCACACAATATGAGTATACTCATCTATGAACGCACTCATCTTTAGGAGGGGTAAACGTGAATTTACGTAATAAAAAGAAACAAGCAACAAAAGAAAAAATAATTGCAGTAGCAAATGCACTATTTAAAGAAAAAGGATATGAAAAAACAACCACTGATGAAATAGCTCAAAAAGCTGGAATTGCATCCGGTACAATTTTTAATTATTTCCCAAGTAAAGCGGAGATCTTCATTGAATCTTTGACAGAAGATTTTTCAGACGAAGTCAACCATACACCCTTTGAGCTTGATTCTACATTACCAATTGATGAAATTATGTTTAACTTCATTTATACTCGCTTATTTAAATACTTGAAAATCAGTAAAAAAATCCAGCGACAATTATTTTCAATTTCTATCACAGCTATAAAATCAAAGCCTGCCGTATTAAGAAGAATGATTAGCTTAGATTTTATGTTAGTTGATGAAATTATCGAAGTTCTTAATAAGTTAAAAGAGAAGAATGTATTGTCGCAGGATTATGAAAGTAATGCCGCTGCAGAAATCATTTATAGCATGTTGGCATTTGAATTCCTGCTTTTCCTTTATCAAGAAGACATAACACAAGAACAGTTATTTTCAGGAATAAAGACAAAACTTACTTTTATTTTTCAGTAACTCCATAAGACAAATCTTTCACAGTCGTCTAATTTCTTGCATTTCTGGGTATTCATACAAGCCATTTTGATTTGAAATGAATATCATTTAGTACAAGCAGTTAAAGGGGGGCTTTTAATGTCTAACCGCCGACGAAAAAAAATTGGTTTTTGCTTTCCTGGTTATCGTTGGTGTGGACCAGGATGTAGTGGTCCAGGGCCACCAACAAACACAGTTGACGCCGCTTGCAGAGCACACGATCAGTGTTATGATCGATATGGTCCATCACGACGCTGTGACATAGATTTTTTAAAACGACTCGAGAAAGAAATCAATTCGAACACTACTGAAGGTCGACAGGCTCTACTGATGTATCGGTTCATTAAGCTTCAGCTATTTTTTTCCATTTGATTGGCTGTTTTCGCAAAGATTGTTGCTTTTCGAATAGGAATTTATCCCCTGATTTGCATGACTTCGTGCTCTTTTCCTAATGAAAACTACCTCATTTTTAGATAAAAAGTAAGAAATCAGTCGAAAAAACCTTACTGCCTGTTTTTTCTTGGTGCCAATATCAACCAAAAATACGAAAAGAGCCATTTGATTTCAATATTCTACATTTTACAGTGGAAGAAGAGAATCCAGTTGGATTCTCTTCTTTATTTGTTATTTACCAATAAACATCTGTGTCCAATGATTTCCGCCTTCCGTATACCCAACGCCAATATGTGTGAATTTAGCGCTAAGAATATTGGCACGATGTCCTTCACTGTTCATCCATGCTTGAACTACTTCATTTGCCGTTGGTTGTCCTTGTGCGATATTCTCTCCTGCAGATTCATATGTTACACCAAAATCTCTCATCATGTCGAAAGGAGATCCATACGTCGGACTTGTATGAGAGAAATAATTGTTTTCCAGCATGTCATCAGACTTTTCACCGGCAACATTACTTAATTCAGTATCAGCTTTTAAATCGGGTAGCCCATTCTTCCTTCTTTCTACATTAGTTAATTCAATCACTTGCATTTCAATGTCACTAATACCTGCTTTAGGTACATTCGTTTTACTTTGCTCTGGAGCAGGCTTTGGTGTTGCTTCTTCTTGCTTTGGAGCAGGTGCTGGTGTAGCTGGCTGTTTAGTTGGTGTTTCTTTCTTTGGTGCTGGTGTGGCTTTTTCTTGAGCCGGTGTCTCTTTCTTTGGTGCTGGTTGCCCTTTCTCACCTGAAGGAGCTGCTTGTTGTCCTGGAGGAAGTTGTTTTTTCAGCTCCTCATCCACGTTCCGTTGGACAAATGGAATCACTTTGTCCATCTGTACGTTCCCATCTTTCAAAAACTCTTTCCCATCTACCTCATAATATTTGTACTTTGCTTCTTGTACTTTTACCGCTTTTGTATGTGGATACTTAGTGCTCGGAGTCGTAGTAAAGTCACTTGAAATAGTGTCCAATTTCAACGAATCATTTTTATGAAACTGGTTGTCGTACTTTTCTACGTCATTATTTCTAAAGTTAACATCTAAAGGTGCATTATTTGGATAGTTTGGATAATCATCCATGGATGTTTCGTTATTATTACATGCCGCCATCAGTAGGATAAACATGGCAACCAGTAAAAATCTTACTTTATTCAATCGTACCGCCTCCTCTGTCCAGATATTGATGTTACGCTACTAGTGTTCGTTAAATTCCAAAAAATATGGTTGGAAATTATCGAGAATTTTTATGCTACCTAGCCAAGATATATACATTATTAAGAATCAAAAAAAATTCCCAATTTTAAGAATTTTCCATACACTATGGTGAATACGAAAAAGGAGAAGATTATGAATAGACATCCAGCATATTTACGTAATGGTGATCAACGGATTTTGCCCTTTTTATTGCTCGGTAGTGTAGGAGGATTAGGATATGGTTATGGTCGACCGGGTTACGGGTATGGGTATGGACGACCGGGAATTGGATATGGGCGACCTGGATACGGGTATGGACGACCTAGATATGGGTATGGATACGGTCGACCGGGTTATGGCTTTGGACGTCCAGGATTTGGATATGGAGGGGGATTTGGATACTAATAAGTTCCGCACATGAAAATGTGCGGCTTTTTTTGCTCATTTCATCTCCTATTTTGTTTATAATTCATTATTTGCTACAATAACCATAGAAACACATTCAATCTTGGGAGGACTATTATGAAAAAATGGGCATTCGTTTCCGATTTTGATGGAACAATATCAACAAAGGATTTTTATTGGATCATCATTGAGAAATATTTTCCAAAAGGAAGAGAATTATTTCAGGAATGGAAAGCAGGCAAGATGAAAGACATTGATTTTTTAAGTACTGTTTTTACTTCCATACAACAAGAAGAAGCAAAGATCATTCAAGACATTCATGAAATTCCGATTGATCCATATGTTCCAGACTTTATTCGAAACGTTCAGGCTGAGGGTGCTGATTTTTTTATTTTAAGCGCTGGAACGGATTACTATATCCATCATCTTTTACAAAAATATAAAATTTCCGACGTTAAAGTCTTTTCAAATGAAGGAAGATACTCTGATCAAAACGTTCATCTATCGATTGATCCTGAACATAAGCACTTCTCAGAGCGTTATGGAATTGATAAAACCAAAGTAATTGAGGAGTTAAAAGAAGTTTATGAAACTGTATACTTTATTGGAGATAGCGAGCCTGATTCACACCCAGCAAAAGTTGCAGATCTGACATTTGCAAAAGATGCACTTCAAGATCTACTTCGTCAAAATGAAGTTCCTTTTATTGCCGTGGATACTTTTAAAGAAGTGGAAAGCTATTTACAAAAACAAGGAGTATTGTCTCGATGAACCAACCCGTAACGAGTATTCCTATCCCTGCAATTCTAGAAATTAGCCATGGAGCCATTCCGAAATTGGCCGAAATTTTAATGAGGCATCCATTCGAGAATGCCGTTATTTTATTGGATGATTTTTCAGAGAGTATTTTTAGTGCAGCCTTGAATAATGAACTTGAAATCAACGTAGAATTGAAGACGCTATCTCCAGAATTAGATTTAGAAGGGCTAATCAAAGAAGCTTTCAAGATGGCACGTTATGATGTTGTCATTGCAATCGGGGGAGGACGTGTTGTTGATTTTGGAAAGTACATTGCTTTTTCAAGAAGAAGTCCATTTATCAGTATCCCTACTTCTGCATCGAACGATGGCTTCGCCAGCAGCAATTGTTCTTTAGTTGTAGAAGGCAAAAAAACTACAGTTCCTGCAAAAGTACCATACGGGATCATCGTAGATTTAGATGTCATCCAAACAGCCCCTGAACGATTTATTTTAGCCGGAGTTGGCGATTTAGTTTCTAATATTACCGCCTTATATGACTGGGAATTTGAAGATTCGCATGGAAAAAGCACAGTCAATGCTTTTGCGCATATGATCAGCAAAAAAGCAGTTAATAGCTTCATCCGAACCCCCATGAATGATTTAAAAAATCCGATTTTTTTAAAAGAACTCATTAGCTCTTTAACTATGGGCGGCATTTCAACAGCGATAAGTGGTAATAGTGCCCCCATAAGTGGGTCTGAACATTTAATCTCTCATGCATTAGAGAAAATTAGTGCTAAACCAGAAATGCATGGAATCCAGGTCGGAATCGCCACCTATATCATGGCCCATGTACAAAACCACCGTGCAGAGAGAATTAACAAAGTCTTCCAACGAACCGGATTTTTTGATTATGTAAAAACGTTATCCTTAAAAAAAGCCGAATACTCTCGGGCAATTGAAATAGCTCCGAGTATAAAACCAAATCGTTTTACTTATCTACATGATGATGGTTTTCGCGAAAAGGCACTTTCCTTTTTAGAAACAGATGACATTCTACAAGAATTATTCACTTAAGATTCAGCTAATTAACTGAGAAGAAACAAATTAGATATTTTTTGCAGGCTACTTATATAGGTGTGTAGGCTAAATAAAAAAATCATGGACATAATATCCAAGATGTTTTTTTCACTTAATAGATCAGGCATTTCAACAACTTAGTGATTGCTTTCTAAACAGAATTAAACGCGCACTTGCACCTTTCGTTTTCGCTGTTTCATCGGTTGACGGCAAAGTGGACAATCCTTTTCTTCTTCATGGGAATTAATTCTCATCCAGCCATTACAGCTAGGACTTTCACAATCCCATACTAGTAGTGTCGTCCATTGTTTCTTGATCGTCTGGACCTCTTTTCGTTCTCTTCTGATTGACGTATCAATTTCTGATTTCGCATCTGAATATGGTTGAATAAAAAAGCGCGACACAGCTACTTTATCTCCTCTGTAATAAGCAGGAGAGGAGATGTATAATTCCTCTTGCGCACGAGTAATAGCTACGTACGCTAACCGACGTTCTTCTTCCACCGCATGTAGGACGACATTATCCTCTTGCCTCGAAGCCTGCGAGGATATCATATCTTTTCGTTTATCAGCTTCTAATGAAGAACTATGAGGGAGTATTGATTCAGACCCTCCAATCAGAAAGACTACAGGAAACTCAAGGCCTTTTGATTTGTGTATGGTCATTAGGGAAACCACATCAGAATCTGTCTTATTCCCTCTTTCCTCCATCTCTCTGTTTTTTTCTATAATATCATCGATGAATGAAATAAATTGTGCGACAGTATCAAACTGAGCAGCCGAAACTTCTAACTCTGATAGCGTTTCTTTTACCACTTCCTTGTGCAAAGTTAAGCTTTTTCGATCATCGGTTTCTAAGTATTTATCGTAGAAAGTTCGTATTTTTCGAATGGCTTGCTTGGCAGAAAGTTTGGTCAAAGATTGAATTAAACTAATCCGCTCTGATAGCTGCTTTTTTTGAAATGGTTTTAATTTAGGCATCTTTAATAAATGCTCAATGACTTGTGTTTTAGGATAAAATAGCTCTTCTTCTTCAATAAATCGATATGCCGTATCTCTTTGCAAGTACATAGTAGGTAAAATGTTTTTTAGTGCCTCGGTGTTTTTCCCATTTAAAGCGATACGAAGATAATCAAGCACGGGTTTGACAATAGAATGCTCATAAAAAGAATCACCGCGACTATAGGATACAAATGGTATATCATGGAGCACCATTTGCTCAAATATTGCCCGACTACTACTAATGGTTCGGTGTAAAATAGCAAAATCCTGATAAGACTGCTCCTTACTAGTTACCGCCCTCTTAATGTGTTCTATAATCAAATTCGCTTCTTCATCGGTTGTATTTGGACGTAAAAAAACCGGCTGAGATGAATTAGTCTTTGTCGCTTTCAAGGTTTTCCCATGTCTCATTGTATTGTTGGCAATGAGTTCGTTCGCTAACGATAAGATGTTTTGTGACGAACGATAATTTACATCCAGATAGATTTTAGTTGTTGCAGGAAAATCTTGATCAAAACCGAGAATAATCGAACTATCTGCTCCGTTAAAAGAATAGATTGTTTGATCATCATCTCCAACAACAAACACATTTTTATCAGGATTTGCAATCATTTTAATTAATTCATACTGTAAAGGATTCGTATCTTGCCATTCGTCACATAAGATATATTGAAAACGTTGCTGAAGATTCGCTAAGATCGACGGATTCTTCTTTAAGAGAAAATAAGATTCCAACAACATATCATCGAAATCAATAAATTGATTTCGATGTTTCCAACTTTCATATTTTACAAAAATTTCTTTGATTTCTTTTTCAATTTTGGTTTTACAGGGAACTTGATCTACCGAAATCATCTTATTCTTATAGTGAGAAAGTAGTGATAAAATGGTTTCTGGTTCATATGAATCTCCAAGTTTCATTTCCTTTAATATGATTTTGACTGCAGTATGTTTGTACTTCTCGTTGCTTAATATGTTTTGTGTAAAACCCTGCCATTTTAATATGGAAAGGAAAATTGAGTGAAACGTCCCAGTTGTTACATTAGAAATCATTGAGCGTGAAATCCTAGGTAGCTGTTCCATTCTCGCTTTCATTTCTAAGGCTGCTTTTTTCGTGAAAGTCAGTAGTAAAATATGCTTAGGTTTCACTTGACGAACAGACATTAAATAGCCCGCTCTAGAAATGAGAACTCTCGTTTTCCCACTTCCTGCTCCCGCTAAAACGAGAGCAGGGCCTTGTCCATGACGAACCGCTTCTATTTGCGGTTGATTTAAGAAAACGCCATTCTGTTCAAGTGAACGAAAAAAATAAGCATCTGAATGCTCTCCTGAAACCAACTCTACCGAAGTCTGGGCACTTGCGATCGTTGCTTTCGTTTGTAGAGATTTGGTTGAACCAATTGGTTGAGTGTGATAGAGAATGGATGAAACATTTTGGCTAGGAGGATTTTGTAGATCCGCTCTTGGTGTACTAGAAGTATTATTCATTGGTTTGCTTCCTCCTCAGTGTCGACTCATTATTTAATAGTAACAGATTTTCTAATAAGTTTGGTTCTGAAATGATCATTTGTTTGATGTTTAGTCATGATAATTGTTGGGAAAACCTAAAGAAAATGATGTAAAGGGGATGGATACAAAAATGATTATTATCTACATGAGTTTGACGGTTATTATTTTAACACTCATATATTTAGGTTTTCACGTGTTTCGAACGTATCAAAACACTCAGCATATTATTCAAGAGGTCAATAAAACCATTTTAAATATTCAAAATGATGTAGAGGGTATTAAGCAAGAGTCAAATGCTCTTTCTCATAAACAGCACACCTTAGAGATTGATTTCAAGCAAAAAACAAACGCTATAAAACAAACTGTTGATTTTGCTAAGCAAACCCCGCGCTTAATACATCAAGTTTGGAAAGCTGGTAATGGAAAATAAGAAAATCATTAAATTCCACGAATCAGGCATTACATCTTGCCGATTATCATATGATAGAAACTAACATGATTTTTTACTCGCACCCCCTAATGAAAATGGGGGTTATTTTTTTGCCATCTGACTATAACTGATAATACAACAAACAGGCAAGTACGTGGCTTTTAATGGTGGGTAAACCCTGTCATAGAAACTGTGAGGAATCGATTGTTGCACACCGCCTTGTTGACCAAGTTTCACTTGGATCACGTACAGAAAAATGTCGATGTACAATCTTTTCCACTGTTTGTTAACTACTGTTTAGGATGGTGTTAAGAATGGACGTATTGTTAAAGAATTGTGCTGGTTTAGATGTTCATCAGAAAGAGATTGTGGCTTGTGTCATTCGAGAAGATTCAGATGGACATTCCGTTACCGAAATTCAATCCTTTCCAACGATGACCAAAGATTTATATGAATTACTAAAGTGGCTAGAACAATGCAACGTTACTCACGTCGCATTAGAAAGCACAGGAATCTATTGGAAGCCAATCTTTAATGTTATTGAAGACTACTTTGATATTACATTAGCTAATGCACAACGAATTAAAAATGTACCAGGACGCAAAACAGACGTTGCCGATTCAGAATGGATTGCGAAATTACTTCAACATGGGTTGATTGAAAAGAGTTTTGTCCCTCCAACAGATATTCGTGAACTGAGAGATTTAACGAGATTACGCAAGAAATGGGTTGGAAATATAACCGCAGAGAAAAACAGAATACAAAAAACATTAGAGTGTTCGAATATAAAATTGGGCTCTGTAATCTCCGATGTTTTTGGTGTTTCAGGACGAAAACTACTCTCAAAGCTTGTAGATCAGGGGTATGTGGATCCGAAAGATGTGCTAGAAACAATCCATTTTAAAATGATGCCAAAAGCGCAACAAATTTCTGATTCCCTTTTCGGCACACTTAATACACACCAAATCTTTTTGATTCGCCAATCCTGGAATCACATCATCTTCCTAGAGGAACAATTAGAGAAACTTGAAAAACAAATTCAAGAATTGTTAAAACCTTATAAGGAACAAGTCGATTTACTGTTAACCATTCCCGGAGTAAAAGAGAACTCAGTCGCAAGCATTATTGCTGAAATCGGCATTGAAATGAGTCAATTCCCATCAGCACAACATCTAGCATCATGGGCGGGCTTAGCACCAGGAAATCACGAAAGTGCGGGTAAAAAAAAGCACCCGAACAACCAAAGGGAATCCACACATAAAATCGACATTATGTGAAGTTGCATGGGCTATCTCTAGGACAAAAAACACATGGTTGGCAGGTAAGTACTGGTCATTGGCAGCTCGACGTGGGAAGAAAAAGGCATTAATCGCAATCGCACATAAGACGTTAAAAATTATCTATCATATTTTGTCTGGAAAACAACCGTTTATTGAGTACTCAAACTCATTAGCTTAACCACTTTTCAATTTGAATATACTTCTGGCTATTGAAAAAAGTTTTAAAATCAATAGTTCTCTTTCTTATTGCCCTTTTTAAGAAAAAAAGACAAATAACAAAATTCCCAGGCACGAATGATATTCTTAAACCATAATTAAGTTCCCGACCTTTTCACATAAAAAAACCAAGTTTCCTTGGTTTTTTTATGCATTGAGTGATCGATCTTGACCAGTCGGTTTACTTGTGGACATTATAGTTCGGTGGTAAATAGCATTGATTTCTCCGCCAATAACAAGAGCAAGCCCGGTTAAATATAACCAAATCATAAGCACAATTACCCCTCCAATACTACCATAAGTATCAGAATAGCTTCCAAAGTTACTTACATAAAACGAAAAACCGAGTGAAATCGCTAACCATAAAAGTGTCGCTACTACTGCTCCAGGAAATACATGTTTATATGGATAATGTTTATTCGGAGCTAAATGATAAAGAAACGCCAATACGAATGAAATGATTACAATAGCGACCACCCACCGAAGCAACGAAAATAGCATCTTGAATTCAGAAGGTATACTAATATAACTTGAAATAAAATCTAAAATAACATTTCCAAATACCGGCAACAATAGTGCAATGATGAAAGCAATTAGTAGGCCAATCGTTAAAACAATTGATAACAAGCGAATTTTTATAAATGACCGTGTTTCTTTCATATCAAAAGCAACATTCATGGAATGAATAAAGGCTTGGACTCCATTTGACGCGGACCAAATTGTACCGATAATACCAAATGTCAATAATCCACCATTGGGTGATGTAACAATTTCCATGACATTTTCCTCTATTAATGTAGCTGTATCAGGTGGTAATACATCACGTATAAAATTAATGGCTTTGATTGGTTCAATTGATAGATAAGGTAAAATGGATAGCAAAAGAATCAAAATTGGAAATATTGATAAAACATAGTAATACGACTGCTCTGCAGCCAACCCTGTCGCCCGATCTTTTTTCATTTCTTTTAAAAGTTGTTTCCCATAGTCTATATAGGTTTTCATAAGTTTAAACTCCCCCCTTCTACCAATCTATACCCCCTGTTATTGAATTCAATCACTAAAAGAATAAATATATTTGTTTAAATAATAAAATTATAGTCTTGTAATTTTATTTTCTGCCTCGGTTAGGAAAAGTATTCATTAATATCCCTATCCATTGCTGCCTCTTTTTGCTTATCTGACACATGCGTATACTTTTGAGTCGTGTTGAGGTTGCTATGCCCCAGAAGTTCCTGCACAGTTCGAATATCTTTCCCCTCTCGAACCAGATGTGTCGCGAATGAATGACGGAGCTTATGACTTGAGATTGACTTGTTCTTTGCTCCTTCTTGATTCCATGATTTATTTATCATTTCCGTTATTTCTTGAATTCTTCTCCTGGAGATTCGCTTTCCTCTTCTGGAGATAAACAATGCGTTCCGATCACTCTTCATCGGAAATTGCCGCTCTTGTTCAATGTAGATCAAGATTTCAGCAAACAATTGTGAAGGCAGTGGAATATATCTTGTCTTATTTCCTTTTCCTACTATCGACAACCCTTGTTTTTCTTGATGCAATGAGGATAGATTTAAAGCATGAACTTCCGCAACACGTAAACCTGCAAATGCCATTAAGCCAAGCATCACTTTATTTCGCTTTATATGTTGTTTTTGAGAAACGAATTTTACTTGATTAAAAAAAGGTTTCAGCTCTTCTGTTTCTAAGTATTCAGGAAGTCGACCTTTTGGTTCCTTCGCACTTTCTAAATTGTTGGCAGGATTATGGGTAACAAGATCGTAATCCAGCATACACTTAAAAAATGAACGTAAAGCAGTCAATCTTCTGTTACGAGTTGTCGCAGAATTTTGACGTTTCGTTTTCAGCTCATTCAAGTATAGGGTGATATGTAATTTTTTTGTTTCTTCTAGGGAGACCCATTCATTATTTCGCCGAGTGAAAAACTCTAAAAAGAAATAGATATCACGCAAATAATTTTCAATCGTAAACATAGAATATTCTTTATTATCCATATGTGTTTTAAATAATACAAGTTCTTGCTCATACCAGTCTGTAATCCTATCATACGTTGTATTCAAAAATATTCTCACCCTTCCACTTTCCTTCTACTAATTATACTATGAATCTACAAAAACCGCACATAAGAGATATTATGCGCGGTA encodes:
- a CDS encoding iron-containing alcohol dehydrogenase family protein; this translates as MNQPVTSIPIPAILEISHGAIPKLAEILMRHPFENAVILLDDFSESIFSAALNNELEINVELKTLSPELDLEGLIKEAFKMARYDVVIAIGGGRVVDFGKYIAFSRRSPFISIPTSASNDGFASSNCSLVVEGKKTTVPAKVPYGIIVDLDVIQTAPERFILAGVGDLVSNITALYDWEFEDSHGKSTVNAFAHMISKKAVNSFIRTPMNDLKNPIFLKELISSLTMGGISTAISGNSAPISGSEHLISHALEKISAKPEMHGIQVGIATYIMAHVQNHRAERINKVFQRTGFFDYVKTLSLKKAEYSRAIEIAPSIKPNRFTYLHDDGFREKALSFLETDDILQELFT
- a CDS encoding MtnX-like HAD-IB family phosphatase, yielding MKKWAFVSDFDGTISTKDFYWIIIEKYFPKGRELFQEWKAGKMKDIDFLSTVFTSIQQEEAKIIQDIHEIPIDPYVPDFIRNVQAEGADFFILSAGTDYYIHHLLQKYKISDVKVFSNEGRYSDQNVHLSIDPEHKHFSERYGIDKTKVIEELKEVYETVYFIGDSEPDSHPAKVADLTFAKDALQDLLRQNEVPFIAVDTFKEVESYLQKQGVLSR
- a CDS encoding UvrD-helicase domain-containing protein codes for the protein MNNTSSTPRADLQNPPSQNVSSILYHTQPIGSTKSLQTKATIASAQTSVELVSGEHSDAYFFRSLEQNGVFLNQPQIEAVRHGQGPALVLAGAGSGKTRVLISRAGYLMSVRQVKPKHILLLTFTKKAALEMKARMEQLPRISRSMISNVTTGTFHSIFLSILKWQGFTQNILSNEKYKHTAVKIILKEMKLGDSYEPETILSLLSHYKNKMISVDQVPCKTKIEKEIKEIFVKYESWKHRNQFIDFDDMLLESYFLLKKNPSILANLQQRFQYILCDEWQDTNPLQYELIKMIANPDKNVFVVGDDDQTIYSFNGADSSIILGFDQDFPATTKIYLDVNYRSSQNILSLANELIANNTMRHGKTLKATKTNSSQPVFLRPNTTDEEANLIIEHIKRAVTSKEQSYQDFAILHRTISSSRAIFEQMVLHDIPFVSYSRGDSFYEHSIVKPVLDYLRIALNGKNTEALKNILPTMYLQRDTAYRFIEEEELFYPKTQVIEHLLKMPKLKPFQKKQLSERISLIQSLTKLSAKQAIRKIRTFYDKYLETDDRKSLTLHKEVVKETLSELEVSAAQFDTVAQFISFIDDIIEKNREMEERGNKTDSDVVSLMTIHKSKGLEFPVVFLIGGSESILPHSSSLEADKRKDMISSQASRQEDNVVLHAVEEERRLAYVAITRAQEELYISSPAYYRGDKVAVSRFFIQPYSDAKSEIDTSIRRERKEVQTIKKQWTTLLVWDCESPSCNGWMRINSHEEEKDCPLCRQPMKQRKRKVQVRV
- a CDS encoding DUF948 domain-containing protein, which gives rise to MIIIYMSLTVIILTLIYLGFHVFRTYQNTQHIIQEVNKTILNIQNDVEGIKQESNALSHKQHTLEIDFKQKTNAIKQTVDFAKQTPRLIHQVWKAGNGK
- a CDS encoding YihY/virulence factor BrkB family protein, with amino-acid sequence MKTYIDYGKQLLKEMKKDRATGLAAEQSYYYVLSIFPILILLLSILPYLSIEPIKAINFIRDVLPPDTATLIEENVMEIVTSPNGGLLTFGIIGTIWSASNGVQAFIHSMNVAFDMKETRSFIKIRLLSIVLTIGLLIAFIIALLLPVFGNVILDFISSYISIPSEFKMLFSLLRWVVAIVIISFVLAFLYHLAPNKHYPYKHVFPGAVVATLLWLAISLGFSFYVSNFGSYSDTYGSIGGVIVLMIWLYLTGLALVIGGEINAIYHRTIMSTSKPTGQDRSLNA
- a CDS encoding Parvovirus coat protein VP1-like protein — translated: MSNRRRKKIGFCFPGYRWCGPGCSGPGPPTNTVDAACRAHDQCYDRYGPSRRCDIDFLKRLEKEINSNTTEGRQALLMYRFIKLQLFFSI
- a CDS encoding TetR/AcrR family transcriptional regulator, which produces MNLRNKKKQATKEKIIAVANALFKEKGYEKTTTDEIAQKAGIASGTIFNYFPSKAEIFIESLTEDFSDEVNHTPFELDSTLPIDEIMFNFIYTRLFKYLKISKKIQRQLFSISITAIKSKPAVLRRMISLDFMLVDEIIEVLNKLKEKNVLSQDYESNAAAEIIYSMLAFEFLLFLYQEDITQEQLFSGIKTKLTFIFQ
- a CDS encoding CAP domain-containing protein, producing the protein MNKVRFLLVAMFILLMAACNNNETSMDDYPNYPNNAPLDVNFRNNDVEKYDNQFHKNDSLKLDTISSDFTTTPSTKYPHTKAVKVQEAKYKYYEVDGKEFLKDGNVQMDKVIPFVQRNVDEELKKQLPPGQQAAPSGEKGQPAPKKETPAQEKATPAPKKETPTKQPATPAPAPKQEEATPKPAPEQSKTNVPKAGISDIEMQVIELTNVERRKNGLPDLKADTELSNVAGEKSDDMLENNYFSHTSPTYGSPFDMMRDFGVTYESAGENIAQGQPTANEVVQAWMNSEGHRANILSAKFTHIGVGYTEGGNHWTQMFIGK